The Brevibacillus humidisoli DNA segment AGTATTCCATCCAGATCTGCCAAACCCTTCTTATTTGTGGTTCCTGATGGAATATAAGGAGGATATATGCAGTGTTTGTCGAAAAGTGGAAAAAGAAGAGGTTTTTTATCTCCGGTTTCAGGGGAGGTGGGTCAGGGATGGTCTGGGAAATGACAGAGGCTGAAGAAATTTGGCGACCGGTCGTCATGAACTTGACAAGGGAGGAGGACCGAAACAAATTCTTGTCCATCCGTTCTTCCAAAAAGGTCTGGTACACACATGACCAGATCCATGCACTGTTGCGCGATCTGATCAAGGCACGCGCCAGCGGGAGAGTAGTGGATGAAGACGAGATGCAGCAGGAAATCGGCAGAGTGCTAGATGGTTTGGATCCAAGTGAGTACGGCAGGTGGATCTATTATCCATGGTCCGGAAGATTGGTTCACATGCTGCCTGAACGTGAATTCCAAGAGCTTCGTCTGGATCGCAATCGTCACAAACTGACCCACCGGGAGCAAGCGAAGTGTGCAGCGCTCACCATTGGCATCGTCGGTTTGTCAGTAGGAAATGCTGTCGCTCTCACCCTTGCCATGGAAGGCATGTTTGGTCACCTGAAGCTGGCCGACTTTGACACATTGGACCTCTCCAACATGAATCGAATTCGCGCGGGGATCCATGAGATCGGACTGGCCAAAACCGTTTTGGCTGCACGGCAGATTTATGAGTTGAATCCTTATGCACAGATAACATTGTTTCATGAAGGGATCACGGAACAAAATGCGGATCACTTTTTGACGTCTGAGCCGAGAGTGAATGTCCTGATCGACGAGTGTGACTCCATCGAACTGAAGTACCTGCTGCGGGAGAGGGCACGCGCGCTTGGGATCCCGGTGATCATGGAGACGAGTGACCGTGGGATGCTTGATATCGAACGGTTTGACCTGGAGCCGAACAGGCCGCTGTTCCATGGTTTAGGTAGGGCGGATGCCAGCTCTGTGGGCAGGACCGAGGCTGTGTTGAATATCACCGGGATCGATACGATCTCCACCCGGGCCGCTGTATCCATGCTGGAGATCGGACAGACGATCGCGAACTGGCCGCAGCTAGCCTCGGATGTGATGCTGGGTGGGGCAGCAGTCACGGCAGCCGTTCGCTGCCTCGCCTTGGGGCAGCCGCTCTCATCAGGCAGACGATACGTTGATTTGCAAGACATACTGGATGGAGAGCCGGAGGGAAAAAAGGATATGCCGCCCACACCGCCTCACGATTCCCGCTCTGTGGAGGTTTTATCTGCTGTCAGTGAAGCTGCAGCCGCGCTGTCTGCTCCCGCTTCAGGCGAACGGGACCGCCTCTCAACGGATGCGGATGCCAGCGGGGAGGGGGATGCGGCTGTACCCGAATTGATCCGGTTCGTGGTGGAGCATGCGATTCTCGCCCCCTCGATGGGAAATAGACAGCCATGGCGCTTTTCCTATTCGGATGGGCTGCTCTGGGTGGTTCTGGTGCCGGAGAGAGCGGACAGTCTTCTCGATCCAAGCCGTCGTGCGAGCTGCCTGGCTCTGGGGGCGGCGATTGAGAACATCGCCATTGCCGCAGCCTATCGCAATCATGCCGTCTTGGTGAAGCCATTTCCACTGCCAGGCAATCCGTTGGCTGCTGCAGCGCTTCGGCTGCTGCCGGCAGATCCATCCTCTCTGGCTGAGCAAGCAGCCTTGTTCGATCTGTTGAGACTGCGGTCGACCAATCGTTCCAGTGCAGAGCGTAGACCGCTGACGACAGATCAACGACAGCAGTTCTTACGGGTCCCTCTCTCTGAACACGTCAGCCTGCGGATGGTGACAGAAGATGAGGACATCGGTAAAGCGGCTGAAATTGTCGCAGCCGGAACCCGTCTGGCGCTGCTCAATCCGCTGCTTCACCAGGAGATCATCACAATGCTGCGTTGGTCACCCAAACAGGCGGATCAGACCAGAGATGGGATTGACACCCGAACCTTGCAGCTGCGTGGCGCGGAAAAGGCCGTCTTGCAATTGCTGGCGCGTCCTGATGTTGCGGCGGAGCTTCGTGAGCTAGGACTGGGACAGGCGATTGTGGCCAGTGTCAAAAACCAGGTGGCGTCGACAGCTGCAATCGGACTCGTCACAGTGGAGAACAACTCTTTGGAGACATGGCTGGAAACAGGCCGCTGCTTTCAAAGGATCTGGCTTGCAGCGGTCAAAATGGGGATAAGTGTCCAGCCGATCGCGTCCTGGATCTACCTATTCGGACGGCTTGATCATCATATAGAAAGCATCTTTACTTCTCAAGAGAGTACGCTGATTGGGGAATTGCACAGTAGACTAAAAGCTCTCTACCAACTGGGATCTGCATCCGAACCGGCGGTGTTGTTTCGTCTATTTTACGGGAATGCGCCAACCGTGAAGTCGCAGCGATTGTCTATAGACCAGGTGTTTTGCAGCGGATTTCCGCCAGATGGAGGGGAAGAGCGATGATTGGGCGCATTGAAAGGATCCAAACAGCGGCACAGCTCGATCAACTGTATCAATTCAGACACCAGGTATTTGTAGGGGAGGAAGGGCACTTGCCGCCTTCTGCTGACGGACGGATAACGGACCGGTTTGACGCCTACCCAACTACTTACAACTTTGCGGCTTTTGTTGATGATGTGATCGTAGCCGGACTGCGGATGAACCTCCCTTCCGAATGGGGCACACCTGCAGATGAATATTTTGATTTTGCCGCTTATCTGCCAGACCCGCTGAGCTGCTGTGCCGGCGGCAGCATGCTCTGCATTGCCAGACGGTACAGGCGGTCAAGAGCGTTGTTTACGGGGCTCCTCGGCCTGTTTTACTACTGGACCATCTCATACGGACTGACCCATGTGTACGCCGTTGCCAATCCCGAACGGCAATCATTCTTTGTCAAAAGCGGTTTCCGCTGTCTAACCCCAGCCTTCTTTCATCAGCAGAAGCAGCTTGACTGCTTGCCCGTGGCGCTTTCGATGAAGGAGCTGCCAGAGCCTTATCGAACGTTTGTAGACGGTCTCATCGCGACTCATGGTTTGCATCAGGATCTTTCGATTGAGTTTGAATTACTGGGAAAAGGGCGGTATCGCAAAGATAGTCAGGCCATCCAAAATGGATGAGAGGGGAGATATCCTTATATGGAATGCCGTATTTCAGACATTACCCTTCACTATGAAGTGCACGGGTCAGGCAAGCCGGTTGTCATGCTTCATGGATTCTCATTGGACCATCGCGTGATGACAGGCTGTCTGGAACCGATCTTCGCCGATCGGCCGGGGTGGAAACGGATTTATCTGGACCTGCCGGGTATGGGAAGGACCCAAGCGGCTGATTGGATTGAAAGTTCGAACGACATGTTGGCAATTGTGCTGAAAGCGATTGATCAGCTAATCCCAGAGGAACGATTTCTGGTAATAGGGGAGTCGTATGGAGGGTATCTGGCGAGAGGTATCGTTTCGCAGCGGATGGAGATGGTTGATGGTATCGCGCTCATCTGTCCGATGATCGTGGCGGAGCGTGAGATGAGAGAACTGCCGCCTGCCGGTATGGTTTTTGTGCAGGATACGAATCTGCTCGCGGGATTAGATCAACGTGAGGCAGCAGAGTTTACTTCCGTAGCCGTGGTTCAGGATGAGTACAACTGGCAGCGCTTCCGGAATGAGATTCTTGCGGGATCACTGTTGGCGGATGCTGCCTTTCTTGAGCGGCTGCGAAAACAGTACGCTTTCTCGTTTAACCCTGACCAGCTTCCGGTACCTTTCCGCAAACCAGCACTATTCCTCATGGGGCGCCAGGATGCCTCGACAGGTTATCGAGACGCGTGGAAGATTCTTGAACAGTATCCCAGGGCCAGCTATGCCGTGCTCGACCGGGCCGGACATAACCTGCAGAGCGAACAGAGGCGCTTGTTTGAGGTGATGGTTAGCGAGTGGCTGGACAGAGTGGAGGAAGCGGCAGCACAACAGCCCTGATCATTTGGATGAGACTAGAACCAGAGCCCAGTCCACTTGAGCACTGCGTGTTTTTCCAACAACCCTCACGGCCGGCCTCCTTCCCTTTGGCAACCTTCAGTGATACAATGGAACATAATGAGAACGTACGTTCCGATCTGGGGGTGCTCAAGCTGGCCAAAAAAGTGTTTGAGGAAATAACCGCAAAACAGACGATGAACCGCGTAAAGGAACCGCGGATGCCTTTTGATTGGTCGATTAATCCGTACCGCGGGTGTACGCATGGCTGCAGTTTTTGCTACGCTCGCAACACTCACTCGTTTTTAGGGATGAATGCAGATGATTCGTTTCAAAATCACATTTTTCTAAAGAGGAATGCTGCGGAGGCACTGGAGAATCAGTTGGCCAAGCTGGCTCGCAAGCACGGGGGCGATCTGCGGCAGTTAGCGCAAGAGGTTGGGATGGTTACGATCGGGACGGCAACCGACCCCTACCAGCAGGTAGAAGGAAAGGCCAAGCTGACCAGAGAATGCCTGAAGGTGTTGGCCAGGTATCAGATACCAACGTCGATCACGACCCGCTCGCCGCTGATTCTGCGAGATCTGGACATCTTGCAGGAGATTCCACTCACTTCGATCAACATCAGTATCAATACGCTTGACACTGAACTGTACCGCCGCTTGGAGCCAGCGACCAGTTTCCCGTTTAAGCGGCTGGAAACGGTTGAGCAGCTTGTGTCACATGATCTGCCGGCGGGAATCTTCCTCGCTCCGATCCTGCCCTATCTGACGGACGGAGCTTACGATCTGGAAGAACTGATCGCGGCAGCCAAGCGGCATCGTGCAGCTTTTGTGACGCCGTCTGTGCTGCGACTGGTTCCCGAGGTGAAAGCGTGGTACTTTTCTGTACTGAAGCAGCATCATCCGAACCTGTTGCCCGCGTATCAGGAACTATATCGCAGTACGTATCCGCCTCGCGAGTACACCGCACCGCTCATGGAAAGGGTGTATGCCCTGCTTGGTCACTATGAGCTGTCTCCGGTTGTGCCGACCAAGCCGAACCGACAGCCAGTGGAATCCGCAGCCAGCTCTCCCATTGACGAATGCCATGGACAAAGAGTGGAGCAGCTTTCCTTTTTGTTTTAACCATGTGCTTTCGTTCTGTCTCGTTCTAGATGATTCGATTGACGCTATTCACAGACGCAGCGTGTCGATAACCGGACTCTCCCATCTATTTTGTTTGGCGGGGAGTCTTTTTTTGTTATGGGAATAATGGAACTTCGCAGCAAGGATATAAGTCGAAAAGTCCTATTTCCTAAAAAATAAAGTCGGATACACTTCTTTTATATGAAAAATTTAGAATTATGGTAAACTCCCAAACGTAAAGGCATCTCGATGAGGAAAGGGGCTCGACACCTATGAAGATCCAAAAAATGCTGTTTGCATTGCTGCTCGTTTTTTCTGTTATGAGCGGGAGTGCGGCCGCTGAAAACAGCGCCACTATGATGGAGGACGGCCGTGTACAGATTACGTTGGAATTCGCCGACGTGAACGAAGCAAAGTGGGCTTTGCAGCATATAGCCGACATGCAGTCGAAAAAAGTGCTGCAGGGATTTCCAGACGGTACATTTCGACCCAACCAACCGATCAGTCGGGTGGAAGCTGTCGTGACTGCCGTTCGTCTGATGGGCTTAGAGGAAGAAGCGCAGTCGGTCTCCTCTGCTACACCACTGCATTTTAAAGATGCGGAACAGATCGCCAACAAGTACCCGTGGGCAACAGGATATGTTGTGATTGCTTTGGAAAACGGACTGTTTGATTTCTCCGAAGACAAGATACAGCCGGACAAGCCAGCTTCTCGTGTCTGGGTATCCGTGCTGCTGGTCCGTGCTTTAGGTTTACAGGATGATGCGCTTGGCGAGATGACGACGGTTCCTGCTTTTAAAGATGCCAAAGAAATTCCGGCAGGTGCTGTCGGATATGTAAATGTCGCCGTAGAGAAGGGATTGGTAAGTGGCTATCCCGATGGCACGTTTAAACCAAACAAACATGTAACACGTGCAGAGATGGCTGCTTTTCTCGACCGTACCGATGATCAGCTGCCCGGCGAATCGGACCCATCCAATGAAGATGGGACAAAAGTAGTGCTGCCCGAGCTTCCGGCTATAGAGGATCACCTCAATGGCGATGATATCCGTGAGTTTAAGCTGGAGCTGGAATCGAGCGCAGACGGGAAACTGGAGATTGCATATGTCAGGAAGGCAGACAAAACAGAAGCAAAAATTGAGCAGAAAGCGAACAGTAGAGAAGAGAAACAAAGCGGAGACGAGGCCGTAAGCGCCGTTGAACAGCTTCTTGAAGATTTTGCTCTGCACCCGGATATGGCTCAAGAAGAAGTAGCGGGAAGAGTACTGGACGTGCTAAACGTCGATCACTTCACAACGTTAAAACTTGAGCTTGAATTCGCCAATGGTACAGAGGTAGAGATAGAAGATCAAGGAGATGATCAAGAGGAGGTAGAGGTTCCCGAGGCTCCAGCAGGGATTCGGGAGTTTATATTGGAAGTAGAGTCAGCGGGAGATAAAAAACTGGAAGTAAAGTACAAGAGAGACGAGGACAAAACGGAAGCAAAATATGAGAGCGAAACGAACAGCGGTGAGGAAAAGGTAACGGGTGAAGCAGCTGTTAGTAAGGTAGAGGAACTGCTACAAACACTCGATTTGGGGCCCGATATGGGGCGTGAGGAGCTCTTGGAAGAAGTTGAATCCGCTCTGGGGCTCTCGGAGATAGAGGAATTGAAGATTAAGGTTATCTTCGCAAATGGCCAAAAAGTAGAGGTAGAACTGGAAAAAGAGAAGGACGATAAACACGACGACGATGACGATCAGGATGACGACGAAGAGAATGATGAGGACGACGATGATGATAAAGACGATGATGAGGATTGAGCAATAAGCAAACCGAGGGAGATCAACTCTTTGTGTTGATCTCCCTTTTTGTACGCTCGACCCATTTCTCCATGAAGATCAGCTCGTCACTCTGGAAACCAAGCCTCTCGTAAAACCCCTGCACCTGGGCATTGTTTGGCTCGATTAACAGGTTTACTTTTTCGCAGCCGATGGCTTGAAATCTGCTTTCCAGCTCTTTCATCATGGCGTAGCCGACGCCCTTTCTCTGCTCATCCGAGTCGACAGCCAGATGGTACACCCAGCCCCGCCGTCCATCGTATGCGCCGATTACGGCACCGATGATCTTATTGCCTTCAACCGCGACCAGGAACAGTTCCGGATCTCGTTGCAGCTTCTTTTGGATTTGTTCGTAGCTGTCCGATCGGGATATTTCCAGCTCTGCTCTACACCACAGCCGGATCACAGGTTCATAATCACTCATCGCAAATGATCGGATCGCAATAGACATATCCATACTCCTCAGCCGTTCATACGAGATTGTCGCTTAGTTCATAGGTTTCCGTAATCTGGATGCTGTCCTTTACAGATTGGACCATCGGGCAGTTTTTTCTGGTGACGGCGAGTGCTTTTTCCACCTTCTCAGCGTCCATATTGGTTCCTTTAATGAGAAAATGAAGGTGGATTTTTTCCACGCGGTTTGCTTCTTGCTCATTTCGTTCCACGTGCGCTGTAATCTGGATATCTGCGGCTGGGGTCCGCATTTTGTCCAGAACTTTGCGAAGCACCCCACCGCTGCAGACGGCAATGGAAGAGACGAGCAACTGATAAGGGCG contains these protein-coding regions:
- a CDS encoding Rv1355c family protein produces the protein MVWEMTEAEEIWRPVVMNLTREEDRNKFLSIRSSKKVWYTHDQIHALLRDLIKARASGRVVDEDEMQQEIGRVLDGLDPSEYGRWIYYPWSGRLVHMLPEREFQELRLDRNRHKLTHREQAKCAALTIGIVGLSVGNAVALTLAMEGMFGHLKLADFDTLDLSNMNRIRAGIHEIGLAKTVLAARQIYELNPYAQITLFHEGITEQNADHFLTSEPRVNVLIDECDSIELKYLLRERARALGIPVIMETSDRGMLDIERFDLEPNRPLFHGLGRADASSVGRTEAVLNITGIDTISTRAAVSMLEIGQTIANWPQLASDVMLGGAAVTAAVRCLALGQPLSSGRRYVDLQDILDGEPEGKKDMPPTPPHDSRSVEVLSAVSEAAAALSAPASGERDRLSTDADASGEGDAAVPELIRFVVEHAILAPSMGNRQPWRFSYSDGLLWVVLVPERADSLLDPSRRASCLALGAAIENIAIAAAYRNHAVLVKPFPLPGNPLAAAALRLLPADPSSLAEQAALFDLLRLRSTNRSSAERRPLTTDQRQQFLRVPLSEHVSLRMVTEDEDIGKAAEIVAAGTRLALLNPLLHQEIITMLRWSPKQADQTRDGIDTRTLQLRGAEKAVLQLLARPDVAAELRELGLGQAIVASVKNQVASTAAIGLVTVENNSLETWLETGRCFQRIWLAAVKMGISVQPIASWIYLFGRLDHHIESIFTSQESTLIGELHSRLKALYQLGSASEPAVLFRLFYGNAPTVKSQRLSIDQVFCSGFPPDGGEER
- a CDS encoding N-acyl amino acid synthase FeeM domain-containing protein, whose protein sequence is MIGRIERIQTAAQLDQLYQFRHQVFVGEEGHLPPSADGRITDRFDAYPTTYNFAAFVDDVIVAGLRMNLPSEWGTPADEYFDFAAYLPDPLSCCAGGSMLCIARRYRRSRALFTGLLGLFYYWTISYGLTHVYAVANPERQSFFVKSGFRCLTPAFFHQQKQLDCLPVALSMKELPEPYRTFVDGLIATHGLHQDLSIEFELLGKGRYRKDSQAIQNG
- a CDS encoding alpha/beta fold hydrolase → MECRISDITLHYEVHGSGKPVVMLHGFSLDHRVMTGCLEPIFADRPGWKRIYLDLPGMGRTQAADWIESSNDMLAIVLKAIDQLIPEERFLVIGESYGGYLARGIVSQRMEMVDGIALICPMIVAEREMRELPPAGMVFVQDTNLLAGLDQREAAEFTSVAVVQDEYNWQRFRNEILAGSLLADAAFLERLRKQYAFSFNPDQLPVPFRKPALFLMGRQDASTGYRDAWKILEQYPRASYAVLDRAGHNLQSEQRRLFEVMVSEWLDRVEEAAAQQP
- a CDS encoding SPL family radical SAM protein, yielding MEHNENVRSDLGVLKLAKKVFEEITAKQTMNRVKEPRMPFDWSINPYRGCTHGCSFCYARNTHSFLGMNADDSFQNHIFLKRNAAEALENQLAKLARKHGGDLRQLAQEVGMVTIGTATDPYQQVEGKAKLTRECLKVLARYQIPTSITTRSPLILRDLDILQEIPLTSINISINTLDTELYRRLEPATSFPFKRLETVEQLVSHDLPAGIFLAPILPYLTDGAYDLEELIAAAKRHRAAFVTPSVLRLVPEVKAWYFSVLKQHHPNLLPAYQELYRSTYPPREYTAPLMERVYALLGHYELSPVVPTKPNRQPVESAASSPIDECHGQRVEQLSFLF
- a CDS encoding S-layer homology domain-containing protein; this translates as MKIQKMLFALLLVFSVMSGSAAAENSATMMEDGRVQITLEFADVNEAKWALQHIADMQSKKVLQGFPDGTFRPNQPISRVEAVVTAVRLMGLEEEAQSVSSATPLHFKDAEQIANKYPWATGYVVIALENGLFDFSEDKIQPDKPASRVWVSVLLVRALGLQDDALGEMTTVPAFKDAKEIPAGAVGYVNVAVEKGLVSGYPDGTFKPNKHVTRAEMAAFLDRTDDQLPGESDPSNEDGTKVVLPELPAIEDHLNGDDIREFKLELESSADGKLEIAYVRKADKTEAKIEQKANSREEKQSGDEAVSAVEQLLEDFALHPDMAQEEVAGRVLDVLNVDHFTTLKLELEFANGTEVEIEDQGDDQEEVEVPEAPAGIREFILEVESAGDKKLEVKYKRDEDKTEAKYESETNSGEEKVTGEAAVSKVEELLQTLDLGPDMGREELLEEVESALGLSEIEELKIKVIFANGQKVEVELEKEKDDKHDDDDDQDDDEENDEDDDDDKDDDED
- a CDS encoding GNAT family acetyltransferase, which encodes MSIAIRSFAMSDYEPVIRLWCRAELEISRSDSYEQIQKKLQRDPELFLVAVEGNKIIGAVIGAYDGRRGWVYHLAVDSDEQRKGVGYAMMKELESRFQAIGCEKVNLLIEPNNAQVQGFYERLGFQSDELIFMEKWVERTKREINTKS
- a CDS encoding OsmC family protein, with product MEFKMTEKGFVTNVEYGELHVSGDEQYGFRPYQLLVSSIAVCSGGVLRKVLDKMRTPAADIQITAHVERNEQEANRVEKIHLHFLIKGTNMDAEKVEKALAVTRKNCPMVQSVKDSIQITETYELSDNLV